DNA sequence from the Leptospira noumeaensis genome:
CCGCAGGCCAAGCGAGGCCTTGTGCCGAAGCGCAGCGTTTCCGCGCTGTTATACGCTGGTTGCTACTATAGGATTAAAGTTTATCCCAGCTGGGAAGTTTATCTTTCTTTCCAACTTTTCCCATAACTTTTTTGAATCCATCTTCAATTGATTCTTTAGTTTTTCCTTGAATTCGTTTTTTGAGAAAGTTAGCAGTATCAATATCACTTATACCTCTTGTAAAAGCATATAAAGCAAATTGATTAAGAGATACACCTTGCGTAGCAGCAGTTTTTTCAATTCTCTCTTTCAAATCTTCAGGAATACGAATAGTTAAAACATTTTTCTTATTCATAATTTAATCTCCAGAATTTAGCAAAATCAGTAGGTGTGATAACTTTAAAAGAATCAAATTTGAGTTCATTTTTAAGATTAAAATCCTTAATATTTGAAGTAATTAAGTATCTACTGTTACTCGCAAAAGCAAGTTCGACAAAGAGATTATCGTTTTCGTCGCTAAGATTAGGTCTAAGTAGATAGTTAATAGAAAAAGGCGTAGCCACAAAAGCTATGAAGTCCAAAACCAAGTTGATTTCCTTCTTTGACAAAGCTAGGTCAGAAAGTGACTTATCTCTTAATAAAACATCTGAATATTCGGTAAAAACAGGTGTGGATAAAGCCAACTCAATTCTTCTGTTTTCGACTAAGTTAAGTATAAAATGTGAAGCCCCTCTATTATCCCTAAGAGCTTGATAAATCACATTTGTATCTATAGTAACTCGCACATTTAAATGATATCAAATATGCTATCATAAATACAGCAAAAATTTTCCAGAAATTTAACTTTCTTCGTAAAAACTGCATTTTTTTCGTGAGGAATTGAGTTTTAGCAACTTGCGTATAACGAACTAGACTAACCGACGTGGGCTGGCCCTGAGTCCCGAACGGGACGTTAGGGATTGGCACGACGTTTGCGTAAGCAAGAGGAGTGACAAAAGCCTATGTGTCGCAGACCGAGCGAGGGCGCAAGTCCCGAAGCGAAGCGGTTAGTTGCTGTTATACGACGTTTTGTATTTTAAATTTCTGTTCCAATTTCTAGAATTATCGAATCAATTCGATCAGAATAGGAATTCACATTTCTTAAGCCATATTCAGTATTTTGTTTGAAGTCAAATCTGCTATCACCAGAATAAACTCTAAGATCATCCGGTCTAATTCGTTGATAAGTATATTTATATCCAATAGACATAAAGAAATTTTGGTTAAAATAATAACCAATTTTTAAAAGTCCTTCAGTACCTTGTACTCTCGTAATTGGATTGATATTTACTGAGATATAACCTTGATCAGAGTATCGATCAGCAAATGAATAATTGTGAGTAGATCGTCCGTATAATAGAAAATAGCTTATTCTCGTTTCTAGATAGAAATTGTAGAAGGTATCTGATTTCGTTTCTACAGCAATTTCTGGACCTATATATTTTTGTCCAAATTTAATTTGATATAAAGTGCTATTTCCATCGGTTAATTCAGATTTATAATATCTTGAACCAATTAAGAAATTTATCTGCGGTAAAATTGAATATGTTAATCCAATTTTAGCTTGTGATCTGTAATAGTTTCCGATTGGAGTAGGTTCTTCATTAATAATCACTTTTTTGTCAAAAGTAAGGTAATTCATAGAATAGTCCCTTTTAACAAATTCATAAAATTCAGAATATAGACCAAATTTGGAATCAGAGAATTTCTTTCGGACAATGATTTCGAAACTATTAACATTACGTTTAGGATCTTTTTTGTAAGGGCCAAAGATATCAGTGTATTGTTCAACTTCATATGGAGTAACAGTTGACCAAGCTTTATTAATAGAGAAATACCAAAGTTTTTTTTGAATATTTTCTGTTTGGGACTGAGCTAAGATTGAAGAACTGGAAATTAAAAGGATTAAGAGGATTATTTTTTTCATTTAGGGTTTTGTTTTACAAAATGTCGTATAACGAACTAGACTTGACGAAGTTTCCCGCCCTGAGCCTGCGTAGTAGGCGTTAGGGAGATCGGGAAATTTGCCGAAGGCCGAACGAGGCCGTGAGTGCCGAAGTGAAGCGTTAAGACGCTGTTAGTTGCAGTGTGCCCGTCGAGAAAAGATTTGTGATAAGAAAGAACTGGAAGTCCACCAGAAAACATCAACAAAGAGCGCAGAGTAAATCAATTTTGAGAAATCTTAAACAAACAAGACCGATCAAATTAATCTTTTGTATCAATCTTTGCTTAATAGATAAAAGCGAGAAAAAACGAACCTGGCGAGAACGAAATTCTGCACATTGCAACTAACGAACTAGCCTTCCCGAAGTTGTCCGACCCTGAGTCCCTGAAGGGGACGTTAGGGACTGGCACGTAGCTTGCGTATGCGAGCGAGTGACAGGAGGACAATTTGGCGCAGCCCGAGCGAGGCCGTAGTGCCGAAGCGTAGCGGGAAGG
Encoded proteins:
- a CDS encoding PIN domain-containing protein; this translates as MIYQALRDNRGASHFILNLVENRRIELALSTPVFTEYSDVLLRDKSLSDLALSKKEINLVLDFIAFVATPFSINYLLRPNLSDENDNLFVELAFASNSRYLITSNIKDFNLKNELKFDSFKVITPTDFAKFWRLNYE
- a CDS encoding toxin-antitoxin system HicB family antitoxin: MNKKNVLTIRIPEDLKERIEKTAATQGVSLNQFALYAFTRGISDIDTANFLKKRIQGKTKESIEDGFKKVMGKVGKKDKLPSWDKL